Within Haematobia irritans isolate KBUSLIRL chromosome 2, ASM5000362v1, whole genome shotgun sequence, the genomic segment acaggatcagtattttcctctgtttttttttatacccttcaccttgAAACTAGGCACAAATACcaattattgatgtagatcgggctGACCACTTTTAGGCAGTGTTACCGTTGGGAATTTCCAAAAAGTGGCAACTGTCGAAAAAACTAGGCACAAATACcaattattgatgtagatcgggctGACCACTTTTAGGCAGTGTTACCGTTGGGAATTTCCAAAAAGTGGCAACTGtcgaaaaaagtggcacaattatttttgaaaagtagtggcatattatatttattaactTATGTATTATTAGATTTATTAAATCAATGCAAATAGgtctttttgttttcttgttttgcCTAACCCATTTATACCAATTTACTgtagtttttagaaaatattctacctTTGGAAGCTCGTTACATTTTCATCAATTTCAGAAATATAGTCTGTCGATCTAGTACTATCAGTCTCCAAGAGtgatttcaaagtttttttttttctttcaactcaGCTTTCATGGAatccaaacataaaaaaatgttcatcattatCATTGGAACTGTATTTAATAGCGCTTCACTACATATCCATTTGGGAAAATACATGTGACTTCTTTTGCAATTCGTTGGTTAGAATGAAATCAACTTTTAGCACAACTTACACTTGCACAAAATTAACTAACTGAAATAAGCTTCAAACCACTACAATAAATTTGACATTTATTCAGATTACGCTTTACCAACGTAAATTGACTTATATCGGTTCACGTATAATAAGAATTACTGGAAAATAGATATTTATCGTTGGTGAACAATATTCAGTTTTCTGAAAAACGTATCTTCTTACGATGCTAACTCCtcataaaatttaaacttttggaaaagtgacacaaaatcataaaaagtatcacatttagtggcCAAAAAAGTGGCATTGGCCAAAAAAGTGTCACAACGGTAACGctgcttttaggtatagcccccatatataccgacctCCAGGTTTAATTTACgtacctcttggaagagcaaatttcattcgattcgattgaaattggtGTAGGTATacgccctctaacaaccatcatatgcaataattggtccatatcggtccataaaaaccaacctccgcagcctctcgggagatcaaatttcatccgattcggttgaaattcatatcagtccgtaattatGTATttgaccagatttgacttccggagtcttttagaagaacaaaattcttccgattctattaaaatttggtacgtgatgatatgctctctaacaatcatgcaaaatttggttcatatACGTTTGTAATTAGttatatggtgttttcttttcggaAAGAAGTGGTTTGCCttcacagaatgcgcatttttaaaatgttgtcagccagcaacctaaaaaaatgccatCATTTCGGTGGGCAGAAAATAATTCAAAGGAGCAAACGCAGCACTCTCTTTTGTCAACAGTGCTGAAAATACCCGCAATTTGCCTTTAggcgtggcactattttcacaacacaattcaaagccttttcgcacttttgcctattttttttttagaaaagaacttaaaaagtaaattcttcgggcaaaatgcaaaaaaaggacgcattttttacaagaaaagaaaacaacaataaactCTTCAATACAAATCGATGGCAATATTATTTCCAATCTGTGCCTGCTTTCCTGGTTTCAGTACTGGAACAATCTCCCCCGTAGATGTATGGGGGATGTGAGATCTGCAATAACAATTCTAGAACAAGGAGAAACTCCTTGACATGTACTGAGTGTGTAAATATACCCATAGCGATAGTTTGTAGCAGGGATGGGAAAATGCAGTATTATagtattttttcaatactttttcaccctggtcaATACCGTAGTAcctccgcgaatgatttagtaacgTTTTGtgtatacactcatagaaaaaagtctgctaaaaacagcagtcgatgtctgctgttatatttttgtacttcaggggcgtaatgaacaacaatttataaaatttttaggttataaaattttcctcaaagcctatttaagaaccaaaagtagtttttggtatatttttgcactgtaatatatttacaagctcctaaatacgatcagcaaacattttgtttgctgttatgcctcaattcgataaatattcagatttttgtcaaatactatagatattcataaaatattgtgttaattatgttaggatagctcctaagttgacatttttatttgttttagccaaaataaaacatgtttcagtgtaatcgagcttcaaaaatagcaggaaatgtttgctatttcagcaaacaatgactgctgtccctttttcagcagactttctgctgttttagcagacttttctgctgtccctactaacaaatttctttgggtgtacagttttgagccgatatttatggtacaatagttttgacgaaatattttaatattttgagaacgtCTTTAACCAAGTTActagctaatagtcttttacaaatttggcaaaacagacaagttcatgcggaaagaaaatctcgatttggtAAAAGCCAGAGTCAAAAATgtatgtgattctatattacgcttccaatCACGGttgaaacttgagacaaaaaaaatcttccaacatttttgtaaaaattttatttctatagaaaattttctcaaaattttatttctatagaaaattttgtcaaaattttatttctataaaaatttttctcaattttttttttttatagaaaattttttaaaaattttatttctataggaaattttgtcaaaaattcatttctataggaaattttgtcaaaatttgatttctgtaggaaattttgtcaaaatttgatttctgtaggaaattttgtcaaaatttcatttctataggaaattttgtcaaaattttatttctataggaaattttgtcaaaatttcatttctataggaaattttgtcaaaatttcatttctataggaaattttgtcaaaatttcatttctataggaaattttgtcaaaatttcatttctataggaaattttgtcaaaatttcatttctataggaaattttgtcaaaatttcatttctataggaaattttgtcaaaatttcatttctataggaaattttgtcaaaatttcatttctataggaaattttgtcaaaatttcatttctataggaaattttgtcaaaatttcatttctataggaaattttgtcaaaattttatttctataggaagttttgtcaaaattttatttctataggaaattttgtcaaaattttattttatagaaaacttattcgaaattttatttggtcaaaattttatttctataggaaatttttgtcaaaattttatttctataggaaatttttgtcaaaattttatttctataggaaattttgtcaaaattttatttctatagaaaatttatccgaaattttatttctatagaaatttttctcaaaattttatttctatagaaaattttgtaaaaattttatttctatagaaaattttgtaaaaattttatttctatagaaaattttgtaaaaattttatttctatagaaaattttgtcaaaattttatttctatagaaaattttgtagaaattttatttctatagaaacttttgtaaaaattttatttctataaacaatgttgtcaaaaatgtatgaaGTACCATgccttctaccaaacagtaaaaaaactaccatttttggtagaattctaccaaccctGGTTATAGTAAACTATGGTATggaatataaaaagtaaaagaaaatttaaattatcaactccaaataaaacattatgttctttaaaattcagtttaaaggagctcttgacaataatcaccCAAAGGAATTTTTCTTGAAAACTACTTTGtcgctcaaaaaaatacttgtactttcttaaaaatagcATTTGCCATcggcgaaatatttttttcgcgaCGGCGAATACAATAAGCTAGTCGCAATTTtatctttttgttgttgtttcaaataggttaaaaacagagtaagaattaatattttttattgaatttttaaaatattttgagttcAAACGATTCAGGCAAGCGTCATTTTTGGatccaaaacgaaaattttcactactattttgctgggatattctatataaaatccttcatttttattgaaaccaTTTTGGACATTTGTGTTCAGTAAATCAGAGTACAACAACTTTTCTAATGCCAGAATTCTGTTGTAGAAGTATTAGTTCAGTTAATATATAAGTTTCAACCGATATGATGGACggtttcctatacaaaatgccGTAGTTGATCTATAGAACCTTGTGTCAATTTTAACTTTGATCatgcattttaattttttttgtgtttattgcTTTGAAACTAAGCTTTCTTAACGAATCGAATTCATATTATATAATTGAAATACTTTTATACTCATATAATTTCAGTAACATCACTGCATCATCACATAGTGTGGGAAatttattctagaaaaataattatctatttttttttcttaatcccCCACACAGGAGAATATCTCACGGAACCtaaggatttaaaaaaaataacctaGTTACTTGGTGTGTGCAACTACACCTAAGAGGAAATTTGGAACCCAGATCACAAGCCTTTCTTAAAGAAGCAATTAAGAAAGTGATATATTTCCCcgaaaagtttccaaaaaaaaaaaaaaaaacgaaaaaacacaattgatttcatttattgtttaagttttattggagaaaaaattccaaCTTGATATATAGAATTTAGAAAgaagatttttaaattatttgaccattgatatttatttaagattttattttttaagaattattaTTGTGATAAGATTGAATTGTTCTCGAATAATTTAAGTTGACATTAGCCCCCAACAACAACACACTCTGTATACGTAGTAATTAACACATCACAATATTACATACTCAAGTAAATAtaccaaatatttaaataattaaaagaaaaaatattatttattgaaCAAACAAACTCAAACcaaatagaatagaataaaaTAGCCGTCAACATCGGcttaaagaaaaagaaaaatatattatactaggcaaatttcccatagataacaaatttttgaaacattccTCAAAACAATTATAAGACTTTAACTTGTCAATAATAATGCATCCGAtactgaaatttatttttcaaaaaattagatatttatttctatattttttgatgttttccttTGTTCATTTTCCTCCTTCCACTTTGGCTTGTTCTAGTCGATCTCTACCCAAGCCAAGACCTTCATCAATTGCCGCTCCTACATCGACTAAAACTCCGGTTACCACAACACAACGTACAACGACCACAACAACTACCACTACTACAACCACAACTAGCCGTCCTAATATAACATTTCCGACTTTTAAATGTCCAGCCAATTATGACGCTTGGTATTGTTTAAACGAAGCCACTTGTTTTACGGTAAAAATTGGCGATTCCATAATGTACAATTGTGAGTGTGCTATTGGTTTTATGGGGCCACGTTGTGAATACAAAGAATTAGATGGATCCTATCAACCGAAAAGACCACGTCCGATTTTGGAAAAGGCCAGTATTGCCAGTGGAGCTACATGTATTTTGCTATTCCtgctatttgtttgtctaactcTGTATTTACGTTATGACCAAAAATCAGCAAAATTAGCCGTGGATGATGGTAGTGATGTATTCGTATCATCACCACTACCTCCCTCCTATTTGTATAATAATTGTCGCTTTTGTTCAGATAAATATTGTTGCTCTTCCAAAGATTTCAATGATTCgaaatttcttttggaaaatcgtAAACAACACAATGGATCAGCCATGGGTATGAATGATGGCAATGTTTCCTGGCTTAGGCAACATATTGAAGCATTTCCCATGGGCTTGACTATAAAgcgtttcaataaaatttaggacTAAAAAGGGTTTAAGAAGATAGTGCTGAATTGTTTAGAAGAACAGAAAGATACACATTAAGTTCTaagggagattttttttttggatattttGATTTATTGGGTATTTGCTTATCGTCTAAAGGAATGTTCTTATTTtgattatatatttgttttttttttgaacagaTGGATGGTGGATAGTAAGCTGTTAGTAACAAACAcaaagctataaaaaggaggtccctcagtgataagagagaagttcaccaatgtggactgaatattctgcctgatacatcgggctgccacctaacttaacctagtaACAAACATCGTCTGCTTAgtttcaacaacaaattttcTGCCAAGGCGGAATTATTCTTACTAACATAGCAAGCATTCTATAATGGCAGTAGTGTTTGGTGATAAAGTCCCCCAAAAGGTAGTCAATATTGTTGTACAAAACTCCGCTAAGTCGTGCTCTGTGCTTGTTTTAGACAAACTAAAGCATCATgtctgttcatcactttttcagCAAACTATttctattttgcaatttttggttGTATcaataaacatatttattttagtgtaGTGACATACTGGGCATTTTCGAACCAAATAGACACCCAATGAATAGTGAAACCTGTCCTCTGTACCCCTCCTCTCAAATTAAAAGTTTTCCAGTTGGGTCTCAGAAATCATACATTCAGagaaaaaaagtctgctaaaaacagcagtcggtgTCTGCTCATATATTTTGGGTCTggtgaataaagaaaattaactGTTTAACTGTTTTTGGgtttaaaatgttcaaataaTATTTAAGGGCCAAAAATAGGTTTTTGGATATATCTGTCCTCAAATATTCCTTAAATCcgatcaacaaacattttgtttgttggAATACAAAACACATTCcttatatattgtttttatttagttaCGATAGCCTCTAGTTTAACATCTTTGCTTGCTTCAGCCAaactaaaaaattgttttagtttatGCGAGACTAAAAAGAGCAGACAATGTTTGTTGTTTCAGCAAACTgtgtagagctcgaccgaacccGATGTTTGGCAAAGGCgataattttcctgaaatttgtaattaaagaaacaaagaaattttgtacaaattttaaagattattGTACAGAggcataaaaacaacaacaaaaagtaaTTCAGTTATACcctattaaataataaattatttaaaaagctTGGGCTTCGGTTGGTTGATAGGCCTTCCGACACCGAAGActgattatcgatttttggccgaatgccgATTCTAGGACCGAGCTCTAAAACAGTGACTtctttccctttttcagcagactttttgctGTTTTCGCAGAGTTTTCTGCTATgtgtactaacaaatttctttgggtgtatctaTAGATAGCATCATCAAAAGCTTTCACTTTTTCAGAAGactttttcggttttttttttttgtggccaAATAACACATTTTATTGAGTGTAGTGGCACATCGAAGTTAATTGAACCAAATAGATAGCTGAATCCTGCTTCTTGTAGCCTTTCGTAAAAATTCGGAGGTCTCTAGTGGAGTTTTCGAAATCATCTCTATAGCATCATCGAAgactttcatttttttctgaagaCTTCTtggtttttgcattttttttgctgtgtcGAGTTACACATTTCTTTCAGAGTAGGGGCACCCCGAAGAACCAACTAGACGACTGAAACCTGCCCCTTGTAGTCTTGTTGACATATTCGGAGATCCACCTCTAGTTAAGTTTCCGAAATTTCCATAGCATGATCAAAAGGACATGGGATGTATAAAGAGGTTGTGAAGTTCAGCCTCGAAAGGAACTGGATtagctacacacaaaatttttttttctgattcaatcacgaaattgatccaattaattttttaattgaaatgtcttcaatcacataaatgatagtatcaattaaaaaaattattgaaggtcaattaaaaatttattgatccaattaaaaaattaattgatgctattaatttttgtgattgatttttgtttcaattaaaaaatttgttgattcaattaaaaaattaattgaaggtcaattaaaaatttattgatccaattaatttttgtgattgatttttgtttcaattaaaaaatttgttgattcaattaaatttttaattgaaaattttttttaaaactcaattaaaattttaattggaaaatttttcgtgaaatttttttctgtgttgggaGTGATGAGATCGTTATGGTATTgaaagcagggattgaacccgatTTATTTCTCTAGTCGGCGCGTTGCACTAAATGTACACTACCTCATGGTCAAGagctttccattgaaaatgaaaattagatGACAGCTAATAGGTCTTACATCGATTTGTGTCCAATATCAAATGCTGAATTTAAAGAACAtgaaaaatcggttaatatgtTGTTGCCCTTGGACAAGGAGACACTCCTTGTGTCGTCCTCAGAATATAGGAATGACTGTAGAAAGGGTCGAGAATGAGtactaataataaaaactaatataCTAGGACATACGCATATATTCTACAAAGAAAATCTGAATGCATGTGCCAACAGCCaacattaataataaaataaagaaattatcaGTTTAGATGTAAACACattcaaatagaaaaaataataataagaagaAAAACTGATtaatttctgctgttttagtccATTCTTCCAGGTTGAAATAACAGTAATTTTCAGTAAATTAGAATTCTTAacatcaaataataaaaaaaacagcaatttGCCTGCTGAAAAATAGCACCTGATGTTTGCTATTATTAGCAGAGTTTTTTTATGAGCAgattttttttgcgatatataccaatattcgtaaaaaaacttatttttcttgGCTAAATATGCAAACGATTTTTCATGACATTTTTTCCCCCAAATGATTTAACCCAATTAATGCCAGCCCATAATTGGATACTTGGTGTTCAACATCGACATTCCCAATTATGTTAACAGCAGATTTTGTTTCAGTATCTACAAGAGTTattaccagagaatgaagccgccgagtcgcgccgctgatTACAGTCGCCGTCGACCATTTTttaccagtcgacgccgccgccaatatgtcgactcatttcgactcaaaattagccgccgattaatcaaaaatatcgatttaaataagaaaaatgtattaataattgtcgtatttttgccaaaattttaaacctTCTACCGACAATAAATCAATTTCAAATTGCTAtataagttttgcaaaaatttagctcagaaaattttaacgaaatgtaaatttgatggtaaaactggttgtacaactaatctcattaccattcgaatacttttaaattgattttataatggttaATTTTCCgccgccgaatggacaaatttatccctctaatgccccaaattttttgccagctgattaaattttcatgttaatgacacaaaagcaagagaactaagcaagaaaaatttataccgtaaaattcagcatatgctgcaaagcctcttgaagagtttcaaataagttttctttttattttgcctatTTTTGTTGTctcaaggtgtgttttactaaaagcttccttatgaaATAAGGGCATTACAGGGTTATATCGGCTTAGTCGTCAAGTCGCCGCCGAagtcggaggcaaaaatttagtgtcagtcTCCGCCGACAAAAAATGGGTCGTCCGGCATTCTCTGGTTATTACCACAAAATTGAATGAATTTgaaattacagtgaaacctctcaaactcggACACTCTAAAAACTGGACATCTCTCGAAACTTGAACCTccctaaaatgtggacaaaattgagGCGACTGTGAGTGTCGTCCACCTTTCAGAAGTTTCACTGTACATCGTTTAGCGGCGCGTATTGAtcactcttctatagaaactacactcatagaaaaaagtctgtgtctgctgttatatttttgttcttcATGGTCATTTAGTGTCAGTCGCcggcgacaaaaatgggtccgcttcattctctggttatTACCACAAAATTGAATGAATTTGAAATtagagtgaaacctctcaaactcggACACTCTAAAAACCGGACATCTCTTGAAACTTGAACCTCcctcaaatgtggacaaaattgagGCGACTGTGAGTGTCGCCCACCTTTCAGAAGTTTCACCGTACATCGTTTAGCGTCGCGTATTGATCCCTCTTCTATAGaatctacactcatagaaaaaagtctgcgtctgctattatatttttgttcttcATGGTCTAGCGAACAACAAATTCGTACAATTTgcagtttttaaaatgttatccagagttttttttttcaaaaaacaagaAATAGAGATTTTTGCAGACATTCTGCTGTTTTTGCCAATTTTCTTTGGTTGTATTAATAAGGCACCAATTTTCCGATTCAAATTAACTGTAtattagagctcgaccgaagcatcggcttcggcattcggccaaaaatcgataatcggccacGAATCGGTCTTCGGCGTCAAAAGGCCGATTAACCGAAAccgaagctttttgaataatttatttgatattggATTGTCCATGTGTTGAATTTGTCTCAGTCAAAACACCCAGTACAAATAatacgtaaaaaaaaaatatgaaaaatcttgttttgtcaatataattgcccatgttcccaaatccacttccaggtgaatgtgaatcaattccacgattttcgtgtcctacaatccactttcaccagaattttcgtgaaatctaTTCACTTacaaaagtcttggtgaaagttgaattatgtccaagatggttgaatttccggttaaaaaaagtactcgcgtaaaaaatttgaaatgttttatatttaatacatgagttttattaaaactgcgtcatttttaattaaaaaaaattataataatgcccatgttcccaaatccacttccaggtgaatgaatcaattccacgattttcgtgtcctacaatccactttcaccggaattttcgtgaaatcaattcacttgcaaaagtcttggtgaaagttgaattatgtccaagatgggtgtatttccggttaaaaaaaagtactagcgtaaaaaatttgaaatgttttatatttaatacacgagttttattaaaactgcgtcatttttattaaaaaattaataaattataataagtctattgattccacttattttgatttccgccttagtgaatttttgggtaatttgtgcaacccagctggttacagaaaagttcaaaaagaGCGTtgaattaagaacaccaaattttcacgttcgtggatttgacgtgaatagtggaagtggaattgaagtggatatcggaaTATGGGTgtaagtctattgattccacttattttgatttacgccttagtgaatttttgggtgatttgtgcaacccagctggttacagaaaatttcaaaaaagaacgtggaattaagaacatcaaattttcacgttcgtggatttgacgtgaatagtggaagtggaattgaagtggatatcggaacatgggtgaaTATCAAATGAGTtaccttttattgttgtatttatgcatttgttaaaaaaaaaatattctaatattgaactaaaaaacaccaaatttctttaattacaaatttgagtaaaataatCGGCTTCGGTCGATTACTGCTTTTTTTGCCGAACatcgtttaaaaaaaaaacgctgcgGTCGAGCTCtactgtatatatatttttgtctgCTGAAAACAATTGAATAAAATCGGGGATGGAGAGCGTCAACTGAGGACAGCGGAAGAGCAGGATCAATCAgaacaaaacattttatgtataaaaaaaaacatgtttagacaaccatatgaaaaattttagaaaagtctgctaaaacagcaaaacgTCTGCTGAAATAGGGAAATCAGTCAAATAACAAACATTCTCTGTTATTTTTTAAGCCCgataaaaaaaacatgtttagaCAACCAtatgaaacattttagaaaagtctgctaaaacagcaaaacgTCTGCTGAAATAGGGAAATCAGTCAAATAACAAACATTCTCTGTTATTTTTTAAgcccgataaaaaaaaaaaaacatgtttagacaaccatatgaaaaattttagaaaagtctgctaaaacagcaaaacgTCTGCTGAAATAGGGAAATCAGTCAAATAACAAACAGTGTCTGTTATTTTTTAAgcccgattacactaaaacatgttataGTTTGTCTGAAACAAATATAGCATTTGgcaaaaaatctgaatatttatcaaattgaggAGCTTCTaaatatattacagtgcaaaaatatttaaaaaaaaacctcatttggttcttaaatatgctttggggaaaaatatataaacctaaaaattttataattgttgTTGGTTAGATccagaagtacaaaaatataacagcagatttgtgtttttagcagactttttctatgagtgttctCTGAGTCCAAAAAAGCCTGGAACCGAGATTAAGGTTATTTCGAATTaaatgagttaaaaaaaaatatatgccagTTCAGCCCAACGCGACAACTATCCCTTTGTTGTTTTATCAATTAAAACtgctaacaattttttcttgatgtatatttgatgttttttagaaatttgctGCTTTGGTTCGACATAGGATcgttttctctaaaataaatatagtgcacaacatTTTGTTAATAATAGAAATTTACTGAAAATATCTATTATTAGAAAACTCAAAtctatttctatttataaaatatttctcgAAATCAACTCTTGCCAATCACAAAAAGAAGAGAAATGTATGTATATTCCTAAGATTAGCAAATATCCTAAACCAAATATTTCATTAAGAAAGTGATAATGATTAAATATGACTGgtttataagaaaaacaaaaagaaaaaacatagaATTCCATTTTCTTAATTACAGAAATAGCAGGACTAACCCTAAAATAATAGCAAACGAATCAAAATGATAATTCTAAAAGATctattaaaattgaataatgcCTTTAAAGTGCTTTATTTAGAAAATCAACTAAACACAATACAATACTACATAAGAATTAtagatttgtatacaaaattaatgtttttgttttttttttttttggaaaaatttctaaataaggTATAAAGCCTTTCTTGCAAATTATATCTAAGTTTTACattatttatactaaaattatgacattttattcaaaatttgactaattttattttttatgattcaaatttttatttaatttaaaacccCCCACATACAACTGCAACACAAATACGATAaagtattatttatattatcccAAAAAAAGTTATATTATTTAGAAATTGCACTTAATTCTGCaaacaaaaatcttaaaatttaaaagcaaattaaataaatgttattaaacaaaattgtccatgtctttgttttatttatgtcTTCAACAGCAGCAGGTATTATtccacaattttgtataaattaaacACCACAGTGGACCATAGATTGTCAGCATCCATATAGTCATTATGGACATTTGTATTAACCATTTGAAATCATCATAAGTTGCCGCATCCAATGAGTGCTCTATAAAAATATCTGTATCATATGCTGTATACATACTAAACATAACTACTGTATAAGTGACAAGGCCCCAAACATTATGAAAAGCTTTGTTGAAAAGTGGTTGTAGGCAATTTTTCATTTCGTTGGCATATAAAGCACTAAGACCACTCATTAAGCCTAGAAGTAATAAAATGGATGCCACT encodes:
- the spi gene encoding spitz, with the protein product MHPILKFIFQKIRYLFLYFLMFSFVHFPPSTLACSSRSLPKPRPSSIAAPTSTKTPVTTTQRTTTTTTTTTTTTTSRPNITFPTFKCPANYDAWYCLNEATCFTVKIGDSIMYNCECAIGFMGPRCEYKELDGSYQPKRPRPILEKASIASGATCILLFLLFVCLTLYLRYDQKSAKLAVDDGSDVFVSSPLPPSYLYNNCRFCSDKYCCSSKDFNDSKFLLENRKQHNGSAMGMNDGNVSWLRQHIEAFPMGLTIKRFNKI